The nucleotide window CGGTCGACCGGCTCGACGACATCCAGGGAGAGGCCAATACGGAGGCGTACCTCGGTGTCCTGTCGGACTTCGATTTCGTCAGACTCGACGACGGCGTCGTCTACCCCGGTGAGAAGATGGAGGCGGTCGACGCGGTCGGACTGGACCGTGACACGTACGAGCGCCAGATCGTCGGTCAGATCATCGCCGACGCCTACCACGTTCTCCGGGAGGAGTTGGACCTCCGGATGTTGAGTCACTTCCCGAAGTACGCGAACGCCTACTACTTCACCGCGCTCCAGCGGGACGATCCGGGGCTCCGGCTCGACACGGACGCCGTCCGACAGAATCTGGCGACGGAGTGGGGAGACGACGTCGATCCACTCGTGGTGAGAGAGAAGCTGGACGCGCTGACCGACGTGGAGGTGCTGCGGCGGGACGGCGAGTTCGTCACCGGCGACGCCGCCGTCTACGACGAGATCACCGCCGGGAGCGACGCCGTGCCGTTAGCGGACTGATCGTAGCCCCTCTGCGATCGCCGGCGCAGCACTGACCGTCGTCGTCGCACACTCGATGGTGTCGGTGGCGACGACGCGGTCGACGCCGGCGGCGGCCAGTTTCGTCCGGGCGTTGCCGACGAGCATCGGGTGGACGCAGGCGGCGACGACCCGACCGGGCCCGGGGTCGCTCGCGGTGAGCGCCCGGACGGCCTCGGCGACGGTGGAGCCGGTGGCGACGATGTCGTCGACGATCACCACGTCGCGGCCGGCGGGGTCGGTCTCGCCCGGCTCCACCGTCACCTCGCCGGTGTCGTAGTCGCGTTGTTTCCGGCAGAAGTCCGTCGTCCCGTGGCCGTGGGCGTCTCGGACGCACGCCGCTAAGTCGACGGCGCTCTCGTCGGGCGCGAGGAAGACGGGCTCCGTCAGGTCTCCCAACGGTTCGGCCAGCCGCGGGGCGGCGGAGACGGTGGTCGTCGCCACGTCGTAGAAGTCGGTGACGGCGGGCTCGTGAGGGTCGACGAGGACGACTCGGTCCGTGCCGGCAGAGACGGCCCGCGCGACCGCTCGGGCGGAGACCGGCTGGCCGTCGCCGAACGACTCGTCCTGACGGGCGTACCCCATGTACGGGACGACGGTCGTCACCTGCGTCGCGCCCGCCTCGCGGACGGCGTCCTGGAGCTGGAGCAGTTCGACGAAGGCGTCGTTCGAAGTGGTAGCGGCGACGACGGTCGCGGTCTCGGCGTCGAATCCCGGGACGGCGGCGCACGTCTCCCCGTCCGGGAAGCGGTCGAACGTCGGCGTCGCCAGCGGCTGGCCCGTCTCCGCGGCGAGCGCGGCCGCGAGCGACTGTGACGCGGACCCTGGAACGATCATACGCGGGGGTA belongs to Halobaculum sp. MBLA0143 and includes:
- the prs gene encoding ribose-phosphate diphosphokinase, with product MIVPGSASQSLAAALAAETGQPLATPTFDRFPDGETCAAVPGFDAETATVVAATTSNDAFVELLQLQDAVREAGATQVTTVVPYMGYARQDESFGDGQPVSARAVARAVSAGTDRVVLVDPHEPAVTDFYDVATTTVSAAPRLAEPLGDLTEPVFLAPDESAVDLAACVRDAHGHGTTDFCRKQRDYDTGEVTVEPGETDPAGRDVVIVDDIVATGSTVAEAVRALTASDPGPGRVVAACVHPMLVGNARTKLAAAGVDRVVATDTIECATTTVSAAPAIAEGLRSVR